Proteins encoded by one window of Melospiza georgiana isolate bMelGeo1 chromosome 18, bMelGeo1.pri, whole genome shotgun sequence:
- the SNAP29 gene encoding synaptosomal-associated protein 29, protein MSALPRSYNPFAEDEEEDVAPAGPGGAGGAERQRYLQQEVLRRTAATADSTTRSLSLLYESERIGVAASEELVRQGEALKRTEQMVDKMDQDLKTSQRHINSIKSVWGGLVNYFKAKPPESKPEQNGAPEYYANSRLKEAMMSSKEQESKYQESHPNLRKLDNSDNDFNKAELVSSVQSDAYPKNQQLRAYHQKIDTNLDEMSSGLSRLKSLALGLQTEIEEQDDMLDRLTKKVETLDVNIKNTDRKVRQL, encoded by the exons ATGTCGGCGCTCCCGAGGAGCTACAACCCGTTCgcggaggacgaggaggaggatgtgGCGCCGGCGggccccggcggggcgggcggcgcggagCGGCAGCGGtacctgcagcaggaggtgctgcGCCGCACGGCCGCCACCGCCGACAGCACCACCCGCTCCCTGTCGCTGCTCTACGAGTCCGAGCGCATCGGCGTGGCCGCCTCCGAG GAGCTCGTCCGGCAGGGAGAGGCTCTGAAGCGCACGGAGCAGATGGTGGATAAAATGGACCAGGACTTGAAAACGAGTCAAAGGCACATCAACAGCATCAAGAGTGTCTGGGGGGGCTTGGTAAACTACTTCAAAGCCAAACCCCCAGAGAGCAAGCCAGAGCAGAATGGAGCCCCTGAATACTATGCTAACAGCAG GTTAAAAGAAGCAATGATGTCTAGTAAAGAACAAGAGTCAAAATACCAGGAAAGCCATCCAAATTTAAGGAAGCTAGATAATTCAG ACAATGACTTCAACAAAGCAGAGTTAGTTTCTTCAGTGCAAAGTGATGCCTACCCAAAGAACCAACAACTGCGAGCTTACCACCAGAAAATTGATACCAACTTAG ATGAGATGTCCTCTGGGCTGAGTCGCCTGAAGAGCCTTGCTCTCGGCCTGCAGACTGAGATAGAGGAGCAGGATGATATGTTGGATCGACTCACAAAGAAAGTAGAGACACTGGATGTCAACATTAAAAACACTGATAGGAAAGTCCGACAGCTTTAA